From bacterium, a single genomic window includes:
- a CDS encoding adenine phosphoribosyltransferase, whose product MDKFKNLIRDIPDFPKKGIIFKDITTLLKNPRGFKDSIDSLCKPYKDSDLDVIAGIESRGFIFGGAMAVQLGTKFVPIRKKGKLPAETLQKEYALEYGTNVIEIHKDAIEKGEKVLIVDDLLATGGTVNAAIDLVRELGGSVVGAAFLIELAFLNGRDRFKGVPVLSLISYDEE is encoded by the coding sequence ATGGATAAATTTAAGAATCTGATAAGAGATATTCCCGATTTCCCGAAGAAAGGTATTATTTTTAAGGATATTACAACCCTGCTTAAGAATCCCAGGGGTTTTAAAGATTCAATTGACAGTTTGTGCAAGCCTTATAAAGATTCAGACTTGGATGTTATTGCGGGTATTGAATCAAGAGGATTTATTTTCGGCGGTGCAATGGCTGTACAATTAGGCACAAAATTTGTACCTATAAGAAAGAAAGGCAAACTGCCTGCAGAAACCCTGCAGAAAGAGTATGCTCTGGAATACGGTACAAATGTTATTGAGATACATAAAGACGCAATTGAGAAAGGCGAAAAGGTACTCATTGTTGATGATCTGCTTGCAACAGGCGGAACAGTAAACGCAGCAATTGATCTGGTCAGGGAGTTGGGTGGCAGTGTTGTTGGAGCTGCATTTTTAATTGAACTTGCATTTTTAAATGGAAGAGATAGGTTTAAGGGAGTGCCGGTACTGTCTCTTATATCCTATGACGAAGAATGA
- a CDS encoding acylphosphatase yields MAEIRAHIIVSGRVQGVGFRFFVMKIARHLKLKGWVKNLYSGKVEILVEGEEGMVDELIKTLPVGNRMADVTDLNVKKENPRNEFTGFDVAY; encoded by the coding sequence ATGGCTGAAATCCGTGCACATATAATTGTTTCAGGGCGTGTACAGGGAGTAGGATTCAGATTTTTTGTTATGAAGATTGCAAGGCACCTGAAATTAAAAGGGTGGGTTAAAAATCTATACAGCGGCAAAGTGGAAATTCTTGTTGAAGGCGAAGAAGGGATGGTGGACGAGTTAATAAAAACACTTCCGGTTGGAAACAGAATGGCAGATGTTACAGATTTGAATGTTAAAAAAGAAAATCCGAGGAATGAATTTACAGGCTTTGACGTAGCCTATTAA
- a CDS encoding TIGR00725 family protein encodes MQIGVIGGRSESSQILDDAFIVGCEIAKRGAALVCGGMGGVMEAACRGAKEFGGVTIGIIPADKPEDANAFVDYVIATGMGSARNALIINSVCGVIAVSGKFGTLSEISFALQKGIPVVSLKSWEISDKIIHEETPESAVAALFAILEKKV; translated from the coding sequence ATGCAGATAGGCGTAATAGGAGGCAGATCAGAATCATCTCAAATTCTGGATGATGCCTTCATAGTCGGATGCGAAATTGCAAAGAGGGGAGCGGCTCTTGTATGCGGTGGTATGGGAGGCGTAATGGAAGCTGCGTGCAGAGGAGCTAAAGAATTCGGCGGCGTTACAATCGGGATTATTCCTGCAGACAAACCGGAGGATGCAAATGCTTTTGTTGATTATGTAATTGCAACTGGTATGGGATCAGCAAGGAATGCACTTATCATTAATTCAGTATGCGGTGTGATTGCAGTCAGCGGAAAATTCGGTACATTGTCAGAAATTAGTTTCGCATTGCAGAAGGGAATACCGGTTGTGTCATTAAAAAGCTGGGAAATCTCAGATAAAATAATTCATGAAGAAACTCCTGAATCCGCAGTAGCGGCTCTTTTTGCAATACTCGAAAAAAAGGTTTGA